From Aegilops tauschii subsp. strangulata cultivar AL8/78 chromosome 5, Aet v6.0, whole genome shotgun sequence:
GGCCCGCCCCACCATGGCCCGTGCGCGTCATGGGCTGCCCCGTGCGCGCCTTTTCTGGCCACTATAGGCTAACTTCTTTTTATAAATGGTTTTATCACCACATTGATTGTGGAGACTCATATGTAGTGGTTTAAATAGTCACACAAAATTTTAACGTCCAGTAATTATTGCTTTATATTACATGTATACGGATCCAGATGGTGTAGGTGTTGCTTATCAACAAGCAAAGCAACACGTACATCATCCCTTCTGGGTAAGTATACCTGTGCTATGATGCaattttttttattgtttttGTATAGTTGTGAAATTGTGAGATAAAATCTAGAATGGGCGGATGTGTTGAGACGATCAGGATATTAAATTTTCTGTCCGGGTTGAGTGACGATGATCTGCCGGCACCCGCAGCCAGTCCGGGTTGAGTGTAAAGTCAAGTCATATAGATTAGACATGACATTTGACTATTTTGGAAcatcagaaaggattaaaaaaacACAAGAATAAAAAATCCTGTAGTGTGGATGGATTTACCTCAGAAGACTAATGTAAATTTTTGCTGTGACACTCCATGATTTTGGAGTGCCACAGCATCATTTACAATTGCCTAGTGAGGAAAGGCCGCCAAACTAAAGGATTCAACATTATACGTAGAGAACGGTATTTAAACAGGTGATTAAGCGTGCCCAgaagcaatgtgggactaaacgatTAGCAGGTTGGGCGGTCGCCGCCGTGGCTTTTGCTTAATGGGCCCTCACGTGTGCGCCGCAAACGGCGCCCAAGTGGACACCGTGGGGGGCCTATCCTGGCCCGGCCGTGTGCGTCATGCGCGCGGGCAGTTGTAAAAAAAATTATCGTTGGCAAACAAACCAATGTATACTGTTTTGTGTTCTTTAATGAAGAAATTCATATAAAACGAATGTAATGCCGAAACGCGACCAGCTTTTGCATGCAcgtgtgagtgacccccaccgTCGCCCACGCCAAATTTCAACGGAATCGGAGTATGAACGGACGTTGTGTCACGTCCGGAGACCCTTTTTTGGTATTTTCACGGAGAAAATcatagtaaatgcatcgagtgtcgaaACGAACCGAAATTTTGCATGTGTGTTTTTGTTGCACACTGTAGCATGTGAAAAAAATGGTTCCGTTTCATGACTTTGCGAAAGGGAACACCTCATGGATGCCCGTCCCCCCTAACCGATACCTCAGGTTTCTACTGCAACTACATGTCGacatggacgaaacgcacccaacttttgcatgcgcgtgtgagtgacccccaccgTCACCCATGGAAAATTTCaacggaatcggagtacgaacggaCGTTCCGTTATGTCTGGAGACCTTTTTTGGTATTTCACGGAGAAAATcatagtaaatgcatcgagtgccGAAACGAACCGAAATTTTGCATGCGTGTTTTTGTTGCACACTGTAGCATGTGAAAAAAAATGGTGCCATTTCATGACTTTGCGAAAGGTAACACCTCGTGGATGCCCGTCCCCCCTAACCGATACCTCAGGTTTCTACTGCAACTACATGTCGACATGGACGAAACGCACCAAACTTTTGCATGCGCGTGTAAGTGCCCCCACCGTTGCCCACGCCAAATTACaacggaatcggagtacgaacggaCGTTGCGTCATGTCCGAAGACCCTTTTTTGGTATTTTCACGGAGAAAATCATAGTAAATGCTTTGACTGTCGAAACGAACCGAAATTTTGCATGCGTGTTTTTGTTTCACACTGTAGCATGTGAAAAAAATGGTGTCGTTTCATGACTTTGCGAAAGGGAACACCTCGTGGATGTCCGTCCCCCCTAACCGATACCTCAAGTTTCCACGCAAAAAATTCATGATACAAGAAGAAACTGGCTGTAAAGGTCTTATTTCACTTAGACCGGACGATCTGTTTTCAATATTTGGGTTTAAGAATGAAGGTGGGGATGTTTTTTGCATTCTTGTGACGGAAGGAAAAGAGTTAATAAACAAAATTCCTATTCAGTAAATTCACAAAAAAATGGTCAGATAATGATAGATGACTTGATGAAAAAAATTGTGAGGAATAAATCCGCCGACGATGAGTTTCTTCGGATGGCTGTTCTTGTTTTGTTGGGACTATTATTGCACCGATGTCGGTTGTCTCCATACCAAAGGACTACTAGGCGTTGGTGCATGACGTGAAGCGGATCAGCACGTTGAACTTTAACGTGTTTACTTCGCGAACTTGTTTGACGGAGATTGATAAACTTAAGTAGGACGGCCGTGTGAGGCAATGGCCATGTGGCAACCTAGCCCTACTCCAGGTATGGTATTAATAATGCTACTTAATATTCCTTCATGTTATGCGTTCGTAATTTATTTTGTCATTTGTTTTGTAGTACTTATATTGGGAGAAGGTGCAGCCAACCGCCGGCACGAAATATGACCCGTTGTCGTTGCAAAGTCCCCTAATGAAAAACTGGACTGAATCTAAAGCGGAGAAACGAGAAAAGTACGACCTAGACAATGGTGGTGGTCATGGATTGGTAATATTCTAATGTTTATTTAACTATACGTTGATGATCCATTCAAATAGTTATGTACTTATATTTTCATTACATACTCACTTTGCAGATAGATGACTGCATTACGAATGAGTATAGAATGAAAAAACTTGCATATCAACATGCTGAAATCAGTAAGAAACCTAGTAGCCGAAAGTCATCCGATCCGTTACGGGAAAGAGAAAAGTGGATAGTGTGTCCGAGGTCCCTCCTAACCTAAAGCGTTTTATGAACCGGGTTATGAATGATATGAAGGAAATTCGTAAGGAATTGCTTCGTATGCCGGAGGTATGCGCACACGTAACAATTGGGCAACTCTATTAAATTCGCTAAATTGACAAAAAGTTATAACATGTTACTGTGCTTACTTTTGTAGAGATTGTTAGAGAAAATGAATAAAACAGGTGTGCGGTACAAATCAGGCACAATGGCACAGGAGGAAGAAAATTTGTATGGATAGAATAGTGAGTCCAAGTATGAAAACAAGTATCCTAATAAAGAATTTCAGTACGATGACATACACACACCTAATGGCCAAAATGGCAGTGGGAATTATGATTTGGATTCTGAAGGAGGGGATTCGTTCAAACTCAGTACTGGTCACTTGAGTAGCTATAAGGGTGAGAAGGATGATCCTATAGATGTCCTAGAGCAGTCAAAAAAAAAAGAAGCATCATATCTAAAAACAGATGAAATAGAAGTAACAAGATGGGAAGTGGAAACAAATGAGCAAGAAGTGTCACAGGGCATGTCAGATGATAATAGCGAGATAGAAGATAAGAAGGAGGTGATTCTAGGGAAGCGAAGGCGGACTGTGTCAAAGTACCAGAAATCTCCTTATGTTAAAAAGACTCCGAAAAAACGTGCGAAACGTTCCGCGAAAGCGAGTAAGTTAAACACGGTATGAATATTTCTTTGATAATTATATATTCAAAAATTGTACTATAACTTTATTTACTTGTGTTGTAGAACTGCTTAATGAAACAAGCCCTCAGTTTGATCATTCTGTGGATGATGTGGTGCGTGCAGCTGTGCAGTACGTGAAAGCGTACGATCACTCACCAAAACATAAGAACCATGAAATATTCAACAATGGTAAAGATGAAGGACTATCTGCGGCAAGAGCTTGCCAGATAATTAACCATGCATGGTTATCAGGTGATGTATGTACTTTAATTGTCATGCTTATTTCATGTGCTAACTATAATGCATCCATGTTAATTTTACTCATCTATTTCAGGTAATTGACGCTTATGTGACGTACATATCGGATTCAAGTATCGCCAAGGATAGGTATCTTGTACCCACACATAGGTCTTACTGGTTACAGCACACTCGCCCAAAGTTAGTGAGACGAGGGAAGTCGATAAACGATCCACAAGGTTTAGCACATGCAAATGAACCTCTCAACAGATGCATGACAGAATATTTTGCAAAACCTAAGGTATCGTTTGCAATGCAGAATTGTTTTTACATGACTATCATATGTGAAAGGCGAGCTTAGTAACAATATTTGAATTTTAAAATAGGCTTATTTTGCTTTAAATAATGATAAAAACCATTGGATTACATCTGTTATGCACACTGGAAATAAAGAGTTCCAACTTCTTGATTCAGGAAACTCGTTGAAAATTTTGTAAGTTTCGTAATCATGTGTGTACAATTAAGCTTATAATTGTTTACCGTATGTACTCAACGTGTTTgtatcatttttttattttcaatgAGAACAACTTGCACGAGATATCCAAGATGCAAATGATAGTGCAATTATGTCGTTCCCGGATGTGTCCGCATGTCCTTTAGTCCTGTACAACATGCTTCAACAAGATGGCAGAGTTACATGTTGCACGTGCTTTCGAAATAAATTAATTGATTCAGTGTTGTCTTACTTAACATGCTTTGAAAGTTGCACTTGTGGTTTTCGAGCAAAGGAACTCATGTGGGTCGTTCATCCTTCGCTGTTTTCAATACTGGGACGGAGAAAAATTTATAAGCGCTTTTTCTCAGGTGGGTACATTTTCAGTATGAAAAATATTACATCATACTATATATAAGTGTTAaattaaaataattttaattgTTTTTCAGGAATCTATTGATAGTTCGAGAGAAAGAATGATAGCTGGAATTATTTTGTCCCCATAAAATAAGCTTACAGAAGTGAAGAACAAAGTTATTCGACTtgcaaagaagaaaaagaaataaaaatctCACACCAGAGTACTACGCGGGCTTCGAATTTACTTGAATGCTTATGAAACAAGATTGAAGATTGTGTGTGGATGTTTTATTTTTTTTATGTGAGTTCTAAACATTTTTCACATGTCAAGATTATGTCGCGTGACTGATTTATTTAACATAGATTCCAAACATTTGAAATTTacaaatttattttatattttgcGTTGAATGAGTGTTTGCGCGAATGTATGAAGTCGGGGCTTTAAAATACCCTGTTGACACATCGGGATCACGTGTCGAAGGCGAGCGTCGCCCTTGCCGCGCGTCCGGTGCTCGCCTGGAGATGGCCCGCGACTGTGGTCGCCGAGAGAAGgcgagcgtcgcccgcgccgcatGTCACGTGCTCGCCTCGTGCTACTCAAATGGCGCCACGTGCTCGGCGCGAGATGGCCCGCGTGGGGGCGCGTCATCTCGCGAGCCGGCCCACGCCGCGCATCGCTCCCGGGTTGGACGGTGCGGCCCCGATGTGGATTCGCCCTCTGCCCACCTGCGCCCTCTGCGCCTGAGGGCGTTGTAGCCTCTGGATCGCCATCGGCGGCGGCACCTGAATCATCCTCGTGCGTTGTGCCCCTTAGCGCCGACTGGCGCCACTCGCGGCCCAGCGGCTGTTAACTTTTTTAAAAAACGAAGCAACCGGCGGCTGTAGAACGCTTCTGATCACCCAACATCCAAGATTTATTTATTTCTAAAGAAAAATGTGTATATCACATATCATATTAAAAACAATGACTATAGTGCCAACAAATATATATTCTAAAGTAAAAATGTGTATGTCGCATATCGTATTAAAAACAACGAGAATAGTGCCAACAAATATGACATAAGTACACCGATTACAAGTCTCCCGTAGCGATGTGCCAAAACAAATTTGTAAGTAAAATTCTTTATTACAACCAAATAAATCATCAACTCTATTCAGAAATTGTTCCACGTATTCAAACAATCCTTGTTATCATCGTCATGCCATGTTTCTGCATGGAAAGATCATAATATATGTCAAAATTTTGTAAACAATAAACTAAACAACAAAAGTATGTTAAAAACATGTGTACACATACTTTGGATTCTGAGGACAATCGTTCTTGAAATGACCTTTTGTTCTACATAAACCGCATAGGCGTACAGGAGGTTTCTCATTGAAACAGTCTACTGTATTTAGTCTCACCAGGTTCCTTACCACGGCCTTTGTTATTCTGCTCTTTCATTGCTCCTTTCGTATTGACTTTCTCTGGATCACCAACAAAAACATAATCTTGATCCAGCACAAAAGCATCGTCATGCGCAACCCTATGCTATCTCACACAATCTTCCTCCTCAACGTCGTTGTTTGCTATCACATCCTCGAGAGCAGCCTTGAGTTTGTCAAATAGAAATGGTCTATGACATGCCGCATGAGATGCTTCCGCAGACAAAATAGTCAACTCACTGTACTTAGTTCTATCCTCAGTACCTGCCCATCCCCATGCGAAGAGATCGCTAGTGCACTTCACGGGTAGTCCACCTCTAGCATTCTTGGTGAATCTTCGCAGCACTAAGCACTTAGGTAAGTCCTTCATGTTCAATCTGGCCAAAACATAaagaacatgcttgcatgggagACCTTTACGTTTCATACTATCACAACTACACTTCACTGTTTCTTCTGAGTTAGTAGGTGTATAGTCCACTTTGAATCTCAGTTGCCTGTTATTTTTCCATGCCACTATGAATCTCTGACTGACGGCTCCACTGAGTCTATCTATGATCTCAAGATCCGCTGCCTTCTTCATTTCTTTCTGCAAGAGGTAAAAGTTCACCCCAGTGAAGTCACGGGCAGCGGATTTCTCAATGCATTTGAACTCGTCAAGTACTGGTACAGGGAGTGTCTGTGTGGCCATGCAGTCGTCGTATGACTCGTTCTCACGGAGCCGAACAATGCAGTTCTCATAATGCACAACCATATCAACAATTGTCATGCCAGAGTCAAGATGTAGATGAAGGCAAGAGTTTAGACTCTCGCTCCTCTGGTTATTCCGCATAACAAGGAGGAACCCACCGGTGAGATATGACGCAGCCCAAAGCCTTTTCTTCCTGTACATCCTACGCAACCATGTTTCAGTTTTCCCCGACTCCCATTTAGCTTTAAAAGCTGCCCATCTCGCCTCAAACTCATCATGTTTAGTAGCATAGTAAATAAGAGACCTGAAATCCTTAAGGGACTTGTGGTGGAGGTGTTTCTGCATG
This genomic window contains:
- the LOC141023035 gene encoding uncharacterized protein, whose translation is MACAEEGHAVSLHNDCGVTEQNLHKHSEYLYWEKVQPTAGTKYDPLSLQSPLMKNWTESKAEKREKYDLDNGGGHGLRLLEKMNKTGVRYKSGTMAQEEENFGNYDLDSEGGDSFKLSTGHLSSYKGEKDDPIDVLEQSKKKEASYLKTDEIEVTRWEVETNEQEVSQGMSDDNSEIEDKKEVILGKRRRTVSKYQKSPYVKKTPKKRAKRSAKAKLLNETSPQFDHSVDDVVRAAVQYVKAYDHSPKHKNHEIFNNGKDEGLSAVIDAYVTYISDSSIAKDRNLLIVREKE
- the LOC141023036 gene encoding protein FAR1-RELATED SEQUENCE 7-like; protein product: MKLLAKGDADTVIGIMMTSKARDLDFFFEHTVDAEGKLKNMFWCDSQSRRDYLDFGDVTVFDITYKMNRYGMPFIPFVGLTNHRCTTVFGCAVVSDETEDTYVWVLQTFLRAHYQKKLRSVITDRDATMIRAIRKVLTDVWHRLCSWHIEKSMQKHLHHKSLKDFRSLIYYATKHDEFEARWAAFKAKWESGKTETWLRRMYRKKRLWAASYLTGGFLLVMRNNQRSESLNSCLHLHLDSGMTIVDMVVHYENCIVRLRENESYDDCMATQTLPVPVLDEFKCIEKSAARDFTGVNFYLLQKEMKKAADLEIIDRLSGAVSQRFIVAWKNNRQLRFKVDYTPTNSEETVKCSCDSMKRKGLPCKHVLYVLARLNMKDLPKCLVLRRFTKNARGGLPVKCTSDLFAWGWAGTEDRTKYSELTILSAEASHAACHRPFLFDKLKAALEDVIANNDVEEEDCVR